Proteins encoded within one genomic window of Candidatus Binatia bacterium:
- a CDS encoding cell division protein BolA, whose translation MSEELRSERVRKIEEKLRAAFEPLHLEIVDESALHAGHPGARSGGGHFRMTIVSAAFSGKPAVDRQRLVYAALSDLLGTEIHALSMRTMAPEEWGTGGSGGPRRDPFH comes from the coding sequence GTGAGCGAAGAGCTTCGGTCCGAACGCGTCCGTAAGATCGAAGAGAAACTGCGGGCTGCGTTCGAGCCTCTGCACCTCGAGATCGTGGACGAAAGTGCACTCCACGCCGGGCATCCGGGGGCGCGCTCGGGTGGGGGCCACTTCCGCATGACGATCGTCTCGGCGGCCTTTTCGGGGAAGCCAGCCGTCGATAGACAGCGCCTGGTCTACGCGGCGCTTTCGGACCTCTTGGGTACGGAAATCCACGCCCTTTCCATGCGGACCATGGCGCCGGAAGAGTGGGGCACGGGGGGTTCCGGCGGACCCCGAAGAGACCCGTTTCACTGA
- a CDS encoding histidine kinase codes for MATVRDLMVTELVTVEPQATVLQAVEKMCRNRVGAVLVVENDELLGLFSERDLMTRVVAERRDPAKTKVGSVCTGTVVTIDVQQPFRQVLEIFRQKRFRHLPVLDGSKPVGILSTRDFLAYLVDGLERFIDEAKYREALAEGVDIYDHLGGSYGL; via the coding sequence ATGGCAACGGTGCGGGACCTGATGGTGACGGAGCTCGTCACGGTCGAGCCGCAAGCGACCGTGCTCCAGGCAGTCGAAAAGATGTGCCGAAACCGCGTAGGAGCGGTGCTCGTGGTGGAAAACGACGAGCTTCTCGGTCTCTTTTCGGAGCGCGACTTGATGACGCGCGTCGTCGCCGAGCGGCGTGACCCGGCGAAAACGAAGGTCGGCTCCGTGTGTACCGGCACGGTCGTGACCATCGATGTCCAGCAGCCATTCCGGCAGGTCCTCGAAATTTTCCGGCAGAAAAGGTTCCGGCATCTCCCGGTTCTCGACGGATCGAAGCCCGTGGGTATCCTCTCGACCCGCGACTTCCTTGCCTATCTCGTCGACGGCCTCGAACGGTTCATCGACGAAGCCAAGTACCGGGAAGCCCTCGCCGAGGGAGTCGACATCTACGACCACCTCGGCGGAAGCTACGGCCTCTAG